The genomic DNA GACTTATTAAGGCTAAAGAAGGAAGCCGTAATATTTCTAAATCAATAAACGTACTTCCTGAGGAAGAAATATTAATTCAGGAAATGCTGAAATCAAATGTAGAAGTGGAAATACGCCAAGTACCTAATGATATGAAAATCATGGCTGCTAATGTGTTATAAACAAAGGAGGAAGTTTATGGTAAAAGTATTTTTAATTTTTTTAATTGCTTGTTTTGGATATAGTGATTATTTTACAGGAAAATCACTGCAAACAAGACCTCTGGTATTAGGTCCTTTGGTAGGCTTAATTATGGGAGATTTACAGGCAGGTTGTGTTATTGGTGCAACACTAGAACTTGCTATGATGGGAGCAGTAGGTGTTGGAGCAGCACTGCCTCCTGAAGTAGTATCCGGCGGTATTCTTGGAACTGCATTTGCAATTGCAGGTCATAAAGATGCAGGGATGGCTATTGCTTTAGGATTACCTATTGCCATGCTTGTTATGTTACTTCGTAATTTTTTATTTATTGTGGTTGTTCCGTTGTTTGCTAACCGGGCAGATAAATATGCAGAAGCCGGAGATATAAAAGGAGTATCAAGAATGCATTGGTTTGGAGGTATTTTTGGTATGTATCTTCCGCTCGCTCTTCTTGTTGCTGTTTCTTATTATCTTGGCATCAGTGTTATGGAACAGGTGCTTAATACAATTCCTCAATTTGTACAGGATGGTCTGAGCATCTCAGCAGGAATTCTTCCGGCACTAGGATTTGCTATTCTTCTCCGAATGATTCTGAATAAGAAAATTGCGGCATTCCTGGTTATTGGTTTTTTGCTCACTGCTTATATGAATCTCCCTGTTCTCGGAGTAGCTATCATGGCAATATGTATTATTATGCTGATCTCTTACGGAAATCTTGGAAATAAAACCGGTATTATTAGTGCTGGAGAAATGGAGGCGGAAGATGATGACTTCTAATACACAAAATATAAAACCTAATATAGAGGAAACAGCTGTAATCACAAAAAAGGACTTAAGAAAAGTCTTCTGGAAATCTCTTCCTTTTGAAATTTCTTGGAATTATGTACGGCAGGATCATATGGGCTTTGCCTATTCCATGACTCCAATCCTTGAAAAATTATATAATACAAAAGAAGAAAAGGCAGAAGCCCTGAAACGTCACATGGAATTTTTTAATATTACTGTATATTTTTCAACATTAGTTTTAGGAATTGTAACTGCAATGGAGGAAAGACGTGCAAAGGATCCTGATTTTGACACAGCTTCAATTAATAATGTCAAGGTCAGTCTGATGGGGCCGCTGTCCGGAATCGGCGATTCTATATTTCTTGGAACGTTAAGAATTATTACTGCAGGTATCGGTGCATCACTGGCAATGAATGGGAGTATTTTAGGTGCGGTTGTCTTCTTGCTTCTTTACAATATTCCGGCCTTCGCTGTCCGATATATAGGAATGATGAAAGGCTACCAAGTGGGAACAGATTTATTGGATAAAATACAGAAATCCGGTTTAATGGATAAAGTTAGTAAAATGACTGGAATACTTGGTTTAATGACAATAGGTTCTATGATAGCTACAATGGTTACTGTGCATGTACCTCTAAAATTCGGTTCAGGAGATGCAGTAACAACATTACAGTCAATTTTAGATTCTATCATGCCATGTTTTCTGCCTGTCTGTGTAACAAGTGTAATTTATTGGCTGTTAGGAAAAAATCTCAAAACTACAAGTATCTTACTCGGAATTATTACAGTATCTATTCTATGTGCCTTCTTCAATATTCTTACTGTATAATTTAGAAGCTCTCCAAACTGCTCTGTTTAATATACAGAACCTCAGCATAAAGATCTGGAAGATTTACTAAAATTACATGTTAAAAACTTCTTCTTCAGCATTCAAAATTTATATCAAATAGTATGCCAAGGGCAGTAATATAAAAGGGGCTGTATCAAAATAGAAATATTTAGAAATTAGTGACAAGATATTGATAAATTTATTTTTATAATCAGCATATCTTATACTAACATAAAAAAATATATCTATTTTGATACAGCCCCTTTTTATAATTACTTATTTTTTTAGAAATAGCTGCATACATTTTATTACCGTTTTGTCAGATTCTGTGCCCATGTATATTTCCTGTAATACCAGAAAACAATTGGTATTTTGATACACTCATCAAGACATAAGATAAAATAAACTGCAAGTACCGGAAGTTTAAAGTAAAATGCTGCTGATAATGCAGCAGGCATTACAATCAGCCACAGCACTACCCCATCACAAATACACCCGAATTTTGATTTTCCTCCTGCACAGAATATACCGCCGATTACCATATTATTAATAGAACCTGCTATCATATAGTAGCTGCAAATCAAAAGCATTCCAGAAAGATATCCGGTTGCAGTTTCTGTGAGACCGGAAAACTTTAAAATCAGGGGACGCATTAAAATTAAAAGTATGCAGGTAACTACACCTATGATACCCGCTAATTTTACAGAATGTTTTGCCAGTCCGATATTATTCTTCCCTAATTCATTTCCCACCAAAATCACACCTGCAGTACCAAGACCTTTAGATACACAGGCAAGAGTATTCCGCACAATATTCACAAGAGAGCTGGCTGCTACAGCATCATTGCCTAGATGTCCTATAATTGCTGAAAAAATCGTCACTCCCCCGCCCCAGAAAAAATAGTTGCCGACAATCGGCAGGGTATATCGATTAAAATCTTTTTGAATTGTTTTATCTGTATGAAAAAGATAAGACACCTTGATTTTTATACTATTTTGTTTTATAGATTCACTTAATGTCCATACCAGCTGAATACACACAGCTAATACAGTTGCTATGGCAGCACCCGGAATTCCCATACCCGGAATTCCGAATATTCCAAATATAAAAATCACATTGAATATGATATTCAATATCATTGAAGAAGAACCAATCAGCGTACTTTTGGCTGTTTTTCATAATACAGAGATACATCTGTGACAGTCCGAGAGGTACATACGAAAATCCTACAATCTGGAGGTACTCTGCCCCCCGTTCAATTAATGCCGGCTCATTCGTCAGCATCCCCATAATCTGTTCCGGAAAAACAAAAGTACATATTAAAAATATGGTCACTACAATTATTACATATTTTACAGCCAGCGCAAGAATCATTTCAACTGTATTCCGTTCTCCTTTCCCCCAATATTGTGCTGCCAGTATTGTTGTTCCCTGTACCAGAACAGTTATGCATAAATTCAAAATGAAAGTTATCTGCCCAGCCAAAGAAACTGCTGCTAATGCTTCCTGTTCCAAAAATCCAAGCATTACCGCATCAGAAGCACTTACCATAGCTGTCATAAAATTTTGAAATGCTATGGGAATAACCATCGCAGCCAAGGTACGGTTAAATTTCTGCTGTTGTTTCTGGGTTACCTCCAGTATATTCTCATTCACGTTAATTCTCCTCTTTTATAAAATTTTATATTAAGTAGTAAATCTGCCTTTTGATAAACATCCTCATTTTTTTCCACTCTGCTGTCTCTGTCTTTATTATATTTATTGTAATCTTCCTTTATCAAAATAGCAAATACCTAATTCAAAAACCATATTTTGCTTTACAGGCATATTAGAGAATTGTATAATAGAAACAAAGTATATACTATTTTGCAGGAGGTTTATAAATGGAAATACGGGTTCTTCGTTATTTTTTAGCTATAGCCAGAGAAGGAAGCATCACAAATGCTGCTAATTTTCTTCATGTAACACAGCCTACGCTATCTCGTCAAATCAAAGACTTAGAAGATGAGCTGGGAAAAAAACTGTTTGTCCGCGGCAGCCATAATATGTCACTTACCAGAGAGGGAATTATATTTTACAAAAGAGCAGAGGAAATCATATCTATGGTGGATAAAACCGAAGCTGAATTTAAAACTATGGAAGATTCAATTGCAGGAGACATTTATATTGGCGGCGGAGAGACCGAGGCTATAAAACTAATTGCAGAAGTTATCAGTGAATTACGGGAAAACTACCCAAACATACACTATCATCTTTACAGCGGCAATGCATTTGATGTAACAGAGCGAATTGACTGCGGATTATTAGACTTCGGAATTCTTATCCAGCCGGCAGATATTTCTAAATATGATTATATTCATATTCCGGCAAAAGATACATGGGGTGTTGTTATGAGAAAGGACAGTCATTTAGCAGAAAAAAAATTTGTTACAAAATATGATTTATTAAAATTGCCGTTGATATGCTCCAGACAGGCTGTATCAGACAGCAGCACAGGAAATGAATTTGCTGATTGGTTTGGCAGAGATTTTAAAAAGCTGGATATTGTAACTACCTTCAATCTTATTTATAACGCCGCTATTATGGTAGAAGCCGGAATTGGATATGCTATCACAATTGATAAAATTGCCAACACAACAGTAGGCAGCAACCTTTGTTTTCGCCCGCTGGAACCAAAATTAAACTCCGATCTGGATATAATTTGGAAGAAACATCAGGTATTTTCTTCTGCGGCTGAACTATTTTTAAAAAGAATTATGACACATTTTCAGAAATAAAAATAGTATATTTCACTATATCAAAAGAGAATAATTTTGCAAATAAAAAAACACCTTTTTTATTTTTAATATCAGGTGTTTTCTATTTTATTTATCATTCATAGTAAACTTATCAAAAAGAAAATAATCTGTTTTCAGTCAGTTTTTTATGTTTGTTCATTATTTCCAAAATGGGCTTTAAGTCCGCCTGTTCCAAAGTATAAGCGGGAAAAGTCACACTAAAAGCTGCAAACATTTTATTTTGCTGGTAAAGCGGTAAAGCGACACAGCCGGCATACATATTTGCTTCTCTTAATTCAAGTGCATAATGATCGTTTCTGATTTTATTTAAGTTGTCAATAAGAGTATCTATATCGCCCACTGAATATTCAGTTAGCTTTTGAAAAGTATAGTCTTTATACAGCTCTTTTATTTCTTCATTCGAATACTGGCTTAAAAGCATTTTGCCCACAGAAGTACAATGTGCAGGAAGCCGTAAACCTACATTATACATCAATGACAATTCGTTATTGACTTCATATTTTGATAAATAAACAATGCTTTTATTGTCAATAATTCCGACATGACAGGTTTGATTTATCTCCTGACTTAGTTCCTTGGTCAAAATCGAAAGTACCTGTGATAAGTCAATATTACCTATACATACAGCACAAAGCTTTACAAATTCAATTCCTGCATAATATTTTTTTGCCTCTTCATCATACATTATGTAGTCATTTTCCAAAAATTCTTTTATTAGACTAAACACAGAGCTTTTAGGTGCTTCCAAAGCATTTTGTATTTCCGTAAAAGTTAGTCCGCTTCTGTTATTGGCTAAAAATTCAAGGAATCTAAAAGTTCTATTTGCCGATTTTACTTTTGACATATCAATCTCCATTATAACTTTATAATACACTATTAATACTGAATAGATAGTGACAGTATAACATACATTTTTAATATTTCAAAATATAAGCTTATTATTGAAAAAATAAAAAAATTATATTGACAAATAAATTTTTTAGGGTACAATCAAATTGATTAGTTCATAAATAGAACCTATAGTTCTCAAATGTGAACAAAATTGTTTCAGCATCTATAAAATAATATGGCCGTATTATATAAGTAAAAAAGTAAAAAAATTTTCTAATTTTTGTCATAGGAGGAACAGAAAATGTTTATTTATGGTTTTGGAGTATTATTATTGGCATGTCTATTCCAAGGAAGCTTTGGAATTTGTTTTAAAAAATATCAGCCGTTTTCATGGGAAGCTTTTTGGGCATTATTTTCTATTATAGGGGTTTTATTTATTCCACACATGTGGGCATACATAGAAGTTCCGAATTATATGGAGTATATTTTACAAACACCGGCTCATGTATTATTTATAGGAGCACTGGCAGGCTTTTTCTGGGGAATCAGCGCTATTTGGTACAGCAGAGCTATTGACACTATCGGTGTCTCGCTGACTTCCGGAATCAATGTCGGTGCTTCGACTATTTTAGGAAGCTTAATTCCAATGGTTATATTAAAAACTGTACCTGCCGCAAATGTTCTGATGGTATTACTGACTGGTCAGGCGATTATGCTATTAGGGGTCGGTGCATTAACTAAAGCAGGCTTAATGAAAGGCTCTGCTGATTCTGCCGGTAAAGGTTCGTCTTCTGCCATGAAAGCCGGTATTATTCTTGCTCTTATTTCCGGTTTAGGAAGTGCCTCTTTAAATATAGCCTATTCTTATACACAAGTTCCGGTGCAAAATGCAATTGCCGACGGAATTCCGGCAATCAGTGCAAGTCTGATTTCATGGCCTGTTGTATTTTTCGGCGGGTTTCTGGCTAACTTCTTTTTTGCCCTATCAAAATTAATCAAAAACAAAACATATAATAACTATTTTGAAAAAGGCTGCGGAATCGCTTATGCAAAAGTTATACTTACTTCTTTTGTATGGTTTGCGGCACTTGCAATTTATGGTAAAGCATCATCAATGCTGGGACCTTTAGGACCTGTTGTCGGCTGGATATCATTTAACGGTATTGCACTTGTAATAGCTAATTCATGGGGTTTAAAGGACGGAGAATGGAAGGGTTATCCGGAGGCTAAAAAAGTTATGCTTATCGGTAACGGTATATTGATTCTGTCATTTATTGTACTTGGTATAGCTAACGGCATGTAAATTAAAATAAATATTTTATAATTGTATATTCTAGGAGGTTTAAGAAATGGTAAAAAATGTATCTGAAATGACTTACGCACCTGTTACACCTGATAATGCAAAAAATATTGTTATAATCGGAGCAGGCGGGATTGTATCAGGAACTCATCTGCCGGCATATAAAATTGCTGACTATCCTGTTAAAGCTATTTATGATATTGATTTTGAAAAAGCTAAAAAAGTGGCACAGGAAAATGATATTCCCAATGTCTTTGAAACGCTGGAAGAAATTATTGATTTCGGTGTAAAAAATGATGCAGTATTTGATATAGCTGTTCCGGCTTCTGTCTTAGGAGATATCCTTGAAAACATTCCGGAAGGTTCTGCTGTATTAATGCAGAAACCTATGGGTGAAAATATTGAACAAGCTGACAGAATCATGAAAATATGCAGAGAAAAAAAATTAACAGCAGGTGTTAATTTTCAATTGCGTCAAGCCCCTTATATGATTGCAGCCAGAAAGTTAATCGAAGACGGGGTTATCGGTGAAATAGTCGATATTGACTGGAGAGTAGTCGAATTACATCCGTGGTATTTGTGGAGCTTCTTATTCGGACTGCCTCGTATGGAAATATTATATCACAGTATTCATTATATCGATGCTATCCGAAGTATAATCGGAGATCCTGATAAAGTATTCAGCAAAACCATGCCGCATCCCAAAATGGAAAACCTCAGTCAGACAAGAACCTCTATCATTATGGATTATGGTAACACAATAAGAGTAAATTTACATATTAACCATTGCCACGATTATGCCCTCGACTATCAGGAAAGTACTTTAAAAATTGAAGGGCTAAAAGGTGCCATAAGAATAACCCTCGGATTAATTTTAGATTATCCTGCAGGACGTCCTGACAAGCTTGAGTATATTACTGATGACGGAAAAGGCTGGAGAGAAGTAGAAATTCAAGGTTCTTGGTTCCCAGAAGCATTTATAGGTACAATGGGCGGACTTATGAAAAAAATAGAAGACCCTGATTATAACTACATGAATAGTATTGACGAAGCTTATAAGACTATGTGTGTCGTGGAATCCTGCTACGAATCAAATGAAATAGGCGGACTTAAAGTAAAATATTAAAGAAATAGGAGAAAACTATATGATTAAAATTATTGATACGCACCTTCATATCTGGGACAGAAATTATTTGAACCTGCCATGGCTTGACGGTGATACAAGTGTACTCTCAAGAAATTATTCTTTAGCTGATTATGAAAATTCTTTAAATGAAAAGACTCTTTATAAAGTGGAAAAGGCAGTGTATATCGAAGTTGATGTTTTAGACAGCCAAAAAGAAAAAGAAAATGAACTTATTATTGATCTTTGCCGGATTAAGGGCACTTTAATCAAAGGAGCTGTTATTTCAGGTGATTTAACTAAAGAAAGTTTTGCGGACTATATCAAAAAATATAATGACATCAAATGTATCAAGGGAGTCCGGCAGGTTCTTCATGTTCCTTCTGCTAAGCCAAAAACTTGTTTAAGTGAAATTTTCATAAAAAATGTTAAGCTTCTGGGGAAACTGGGACTGGTTTTTGAAGGCTGTGTCCGTGTAGAAGAGCTGGGCGACTTGTACATGCTGGCTAAAGAATGCAGAGATACTGTGATAATTTTGAATCATATGGGTATTGTTGATCCTGATATTATAAGCTCTGTCACTCCTACCGACAAAGAAACAAAATATAAAGAAGACTGGATAAAAAATTTAAAGGATTTGGCATCATTATCTAATGTTGTCTGTAAAATATCCGGTCTTAATCCGGCAGGCGAGTGGAATACAGATACTCTCCGGCCGTCTGTAAATACTGCTTTAGATATTTTCGGCGAAAACAGGGTTATGTTCGCAAGCAATTACCCGGTTTGTAATATATCTACTAAGCTGGATCCCTGGATCAAAGCAGTAATTGAAATTACAAAAGACAGAACAGAGAAATTTGTAAATAAACTTTTTTATGAAAATGCAAATAAAATATATAAATTATAAAATATTTACGGAGGAAGAATATATGGCAAATATACAAAGATTCGGAAGTGTTTCAAAAGTAAAACCTGAAAAGCTCGAATATTACAAAAAGCTGCATGCTAATCCATGGCCGCAGATTAACAGTATGATTAAAGAATGTAATATTCAAAACTATTCCATTTATTATAATGACGGGTATTTATTTACTTATTTTGAATATATTGGAAATGACTATGAAGCTGATATGGCTAAAATGGCATCTGACCCTGAGACCCAGAGATGGTGGGCAGAATGCATACCCTGCCTGAACCCTCTGTCAGATGACGGTCCCTGGCTTAATATGGAAAGAGTTTACAGATTAGATTAAAAAGGAGAAATTATTTTGACTAAATTTTATGTTGCCTCAGTAACACCTTTTGACATTGATAATAAAATCAATGAGAAGGTATCGGAGGAATTAATGAATATGCACATTAATCAAGGTGCGGACGGATTTTTTATCGGCGGCAGCAGTGCTGAAAATTTCTTAATGACTGAAGAAGAAAGATTAAAATCATTTGAACTGGCGGGAAAATTTAAGGACAAGACTGATTTAATTGCACATATTGGTGACATTAGTACTGATAAAGCAATATTTTATGCCGAATATGTAAAAAAACTCGGATACAAAAAAATATCAGCTGTTCCTCCTTTTTATTTTGGATTTGGTCAAAAGGAAATTGCAGATTATTTTTATGACATTTCAAATGCTGTCGACATGCCTGTAATATATTATAATATTCCTATAAATACTCATAAGGAAATTGATCTGAACAACAGTGATACTTTAAAATTATTAAAGTCCGGAGCAATCAGCGGAATCAAGCATACTAATTTTGATATTAACCAGATCGAGAGAATAAAGAATGTTAATAATAATCTGCACTGTTTCGGAGGATTAGAACAAAATATGCTGCCGTTCTTATCATTTGACTGTGATGGTTTTATTGGAAGTACCTTTAATTTTATGCTCCCGCATTATAAAAAGATAGCTTCACTATATTCGGAGCATAATAAAGAGGCATTAACACTACAGACAAAGGCCAACAATATTATGTCGGTTATTTGGAACATCGGATTATTTCCGGCTATAAAATATATTCTTACAAAGCAGGGTATTGATGTCGGAACTGCAAGAAAACCTTTTATTCAATTAACAGATGAAGAGAAAAAAATAATCGACAAAGTAATTGCTGAAAATTTATGTAATTAAGGAATCCTGTTAATTGATAAAAAGAAAGGAATGAAGTATAATGGGTATAAAATTAAAAGGAATAACATGGGCGCATACCAGAGGGTATGTTCCTATGGTTGCCACAGCACAAAGATTTAACGAACTTAATCCGGAAATTGAAATAGAATGGGAAAAACGCTCTCTCAGAGATTTTGAAAATGCTCCTGTGGAACAATTGGCTGAAAAATATGACTTACTGATTATTGATCATCCGTGGGCTGGATTTGCATCAAAAAACGGCGTTTTAATTCCGCTTGAAAAATATTTATCCAAAGATTTTTTAGATGATCAGCTTAAAAATTCCGTTGGCCAGTCTCATTTGAGCTATAATTTTGACGGGTTTCAGAGTGCCTTGGCTGTTGATGCCGCCTGTCCAGTTTGTGTTTACAGACCTAAATACTTTGCTGATAAAAATCTGCCTAAAGACTGGAATGAATTATTGGAATTAGCGAAAACAGGTATAGTTATTTTTGCAGGACAGCCGATTTATCTATTGATGGATTTCTACATGCTCTGTTCTACATTAAGTGATAACCTGTTTAAAACAGATAAAGTTATTGATGATGATACTGGTATTTTGGTATTAGAAAAGATGCGGGAGCTTGCCGGTTACTGTACAAAAGAAATTTTCAGCTGGAATACAATAAAAGTTAATGAAATTCTGTCTTCAGAATCGGATTATTATTACTGCCCTTATGTTTACGGCTTTTCCAATTATTCAAGAGCCGGATATGCCAGGCATATTTTGAAAGCTGGCGATATCATTCAATATGAGGGAAGACAAATGAGTGCTGTATTAGGCGGAACAGGTTTGGCAGTTTCGAGCAAATGCAGGAATATTGGCGCTGCAATAAAATATGTTGAATTCACCGCTTCCAAAGAAATTCAAAAAACTTTGTTATTTGATAACGGCGGACAGCCGGGACACAGAGAAGCCTGGCTTGATAATGAAGTCAACAGAAGAAGTCTGAATTTCTTCAAGGATACACTCAAAACACTTGATAATTCTTATTTAAGACCACGTTATGACGGCTATTTATATTTTCAGGATAATGCCGGAGAGATAGTCAGAGATTT from Sebaldella termitidis ATCC 33386 includes the following:
- a CDS encoding PTS mannose/fructose/sorbose/N-acetylgalactosamine transporter subunit IIC — encoded protein: MCYKQRRKFMVKVFLIFLIACFGYSDYFTGKSLQTRPLVLGPLVGLIMGDLQAGCVIGATLELAMMGAVGVGAALPPEVVSGGILGTAFAIAGHKDAGMAIALGLPIAMLVMLLRNFLFIVVVPLFANRADKYAEAGDIKGVSRMHWFGGIFGMYLPLALLVAVSYYLGISVMEQVLNTIPQFVQDGLSISAGILPALGFAILLRMILNKKIAAFLVIGFLLTAYMNLPVLGVAIMAICIIMLISYGNLGNKTGIISAGEMEAEDDDF
- a CDS encoding PTS system mannose/fructose/sorbose family transporter subunit IID, whose translation is MMTSNTQNIKPNIEETAVITKKDLRKVFWKSLPFEISWNYVRQDHMGFAYSMTPILEKLYNTKEEKAEALKRHMEFFNITVYFSTLVLGIVTAMEERRAKDPDFDTASINNVKVSLMGPLSGIGDSIFLGTLRIITAGIGASLAMNGSILGAVVFLLLYNIPAFAVRYIGMMKGYQVGTDLLDKIQKSGLMDKVSKMTGILGLMTIGSMIATMVTVHVPLKFGSGDAVTTLQSILDSIMPCFLPVCVTSVIYWLLGKNLKTTSILLGIITVSILCAFFNILTV
- a CDS encoding MATE family efflux transporter; amino-acid sequence: MGIPGAAIATVLAVCIQLVWTLSESIKQNSIKIKVSYLFHTDKTIQKDFNRYTLPIVGNYFFWGGGVTIFSAIIGHLGNDAVAASSLVNIVRNTLACVSKGLGTAGVILVGNELGKNNIGLAKHSVKLAGIIGVVTCILLILMRPLILKFSGLTETATGYLSGMLLICSYYMIAGSINNMVIGGIFCAGGKSKFGCICDGVVLWLIVMPAALSAAFYFKLPVLAVYFILCLDECIKIPIVFWYYRKYTWAQNLTKR
- a CDS encoding MATE family efflux transporter — protein: MNENILEVTQKQQQKFNRTLAAMVIPIAFQNFMTAMVSASDAVMLGFLEQEALAAVSLAGQITFILNLCITVLVQGTTILAAQYWGKGERNTVEMILALAVKYVIIVVTIFLICTFVFPEQIMGMLTNEPALIERGAEYLQIVGFSYVPLGLSQMYLCIMKNSQKYADWFFFNDIEYHIQCDFYIWNIRNSGYGNSGCCHSNCISCVYSAGMDIK
- a CDS encoding LysR family transcriptional regulator: MEIRVLRYFLAIAREGSITNAANFLHVTQPTLSRQIKDLEDELGKKLFVRGSHNMSLTREGIIFYKRAEEIISMVDKTEAEFKTMEDSIAGDIYIGGGETEAIKLIAEVISELRENYPNIHYHLYSGNAFDVTERIDCGLLDFGILIQPADISKYDYIHIPAKDTWGVVMRKDSHLAEKKFVTKYDLLKLPLICSRQAVSDSSTGNEFADWFGRDFKKLDIVTTFNLIYNAAIMVEAGIGYAITIDKIANTTVGSNLCFRPLEPKLNSDLDIIWKKHQVFSSAAELFLKRIMTHFQK
- a CDS encoding IclR family transcriptional regulator, with protein sequence MSKVKSANRTFRFLEFLANNRSGLTFTEIQNALEAPKSSVFSLIKEFLENDYIMYDEEAKKYYAGIEFVKLCAVCIGNIDLSQVLSILTKELSQEINQTCHVGIIDNKSIVYLSKYEVNNELSLMYNVGLRLPAHCTSVGKMLLSQYSNEEIKELYKDYTFQKLTEYSVGDIDTLIDNLNKIRNDHYALELREANMYAGCVALPLYQQNKMFAAFSVTFPAYTLEQADLKPILEIMNKHKKLTENRLFSF
- the rhaT gene encoding L-rhamnose/proton symporter RhaT, whose translation is MFIYGFGVLLLACLFQGSFGICFKKYQPFSWEAFWALFSIIGVLFIPHMWAYIEVPNYMEYILQTPAHVLFIGALAGFFWGISAIWYSRAIDTIGVSLTSGINVGASTILGSLIPMVILKTVPAANVLMVLLTGQAIMLLGVGALTKAGLMKGSADSAGKGSSSAMKAGIILALISGLGSASLNIAYSYTQVPVQNAIADGIPAISASLISWPVVFFGGFLANFFFALSKLIKNKTYNNYFEKGCGIAYAKVILTSFVWFAALAIYGKASSMLGPLGPVVGWISFNGIALVIANSWGLKDGEWKGYPEAKKVMLIGNGILILSFIVLGIANGM
- a CDS encoding Gfo/Idh/MocA family protein, with amino-acid sequence MVKNVSEMTYAPVTPDNAKNIVIIGAGGIVSGTHLPAYKIADYPVKAIYDIDFEKAKKVAQENDIPNVFETLEEIIDFGVKNDAVFDIAVPASVLGDILENIPEGSAVLMQKPMGENIEQADRIMKICREKKLTAGVNFQLRQAPYMIAARKLIEDGVIGEIVDIDWRVVELHPWYLWSFLFGLPRMEILYHSIHYIDAIRSIIGDPDKVFSKTMPHPKMENLSQTRTSIIMDYGNTIRVNLHINHCHDYALDYQESTLKIEGLKGAIRITLGLILDYPAGRPDKLEYITDDGKGWREVEIQGSWFPEAFIGTMGGLMKKIEDPDYNYMNSIDEAYKTMCVVESCYESNEIGGLKVKY
- a CDS encoding amidohydrolase family protein — translated: MIKIIDTHLHIWDRNYLNLPWLDGDTSVLSRNYSLADYENSLNEKTLYKVEKAVYIEVDVLDSQKEKENELIIDLCRIKGTLIKGAVISGDLTKESFADYIKKYNDIKCIKGVRQVLHVPSAKPKTCLSEIFIKNVKLLGKLGLVFEGCVRVEELGDLYMLAKECRDTVIILNHMGIVDPDIISSVTPTDKETKYKEDWIKNLKDLASLSNVVCKISGLNPAGEWNTDTLRPSVNTALDIFGENRVMFASNYPVCNISTKLDPWIKAVIEITKDRTEKFVNKLFYENANKIYKL
- a CDS encoding L-rhamnose mutarotase — encoded protein: MANIQRFGSVSKVKPEKLEYYKKLHANPWPQINSMIKECNIQNYSIYYNDGYLFTYFEYIGNDYEADMAKMASDPETQRWWAECIPCLNPLSDDGPWLNMERVYRLD
- a CDS encoding dihydrodipicolinate synthase family protein, which produces MTKFYVASVTPFDIDNKINEKVSEELMNMHINQGADGFFIGGSSAENFLMTEEERLKSFELAGKFKDKTDLIAHIGDISTDKAIFYAEYVKKLGYKKISAVPPFYFGFGQKEIADYFYDISNAVDMPVIYYNIPINTHKEIDLNNSDTLKLLKSGAISGIKHTNFDINQIERIKNVNNNLHCFGGLEQNMLPFLSFDCDGFIGSTFNFMLPHYKKIASLYSEHNKEALTLQTKANNIMSVIWNIGLFPAIKYILTKQGIDVGTARKPFIQLTDEEKKIIDKVIAENLCN
- a CDS encoding extracellular solute-binding protein; the encoded protein is MGIKLKGITWAHTRGYVPMVATAQRFNELNPEIEIEWEKRSLRDFENAPVEQLAEKYDLLIIDHPWAGFASKNGVLIPLEKYLSKDFLDDQLKNSVGQSHLSYNFDGFQSALAVDAACPVCVYRPKYFADKNLPKDWNELLELAKTGIVIFAGQPIYLLMDFYMLCSTLSDNLFKTDKVIDDDTGILVLEKMRELAGYCTKEIFSWNTIKVNEILSSESDYYYCPYVYGFSNYSRAGYARHILKAGDIIQYEGRQMSAVLGGTGLAVSSKCRNIGAAIKYVEFTASKEIQKTLLFDNGGQPGHREAWLDNEVNRRSLNFFKDTLKTLDNSYLRPRYDGYLYFQDNAGEIVRDFIKDGGNVKDTLEKINSLYKKSRSK